The following coding sequences are from one Nicotiana tomentosiformis chromosome 3, ASM39032v3, whole genome shotgun sequence window:
- the LOC138907046 gene encoding uncharacterized protein isoform X1: protein MNNGKVLLLVSFEALFVLHSLPISFYAGVTKDAALRPSSGEEGNESPVPKSGKDKKCKAASRLEGPKPKTRRVRRKAIALLIDSVQRLREEEEGEEEEEEEGGSSALVSRSARAIDVTEAPEPMAVVPVGVDSGIPSLDRNAPSNLLGTMTVVYSPSLPTFSEEELKEARELKTPDVGKGSSAGDPFRDCFTIVGDASDIGDAFLLLEEAQRFITRVTILLYLVSLFFSEFDLCSFPTVQAISRFRVDFGQCEVELQKVSGERDALRLLCNQKDEAIKDLQADLARLVKKEPSLTSSKRLKRSGHFGRKSIKSKLNVIGGRRLSIAWLRKKRSF from the exons ATGAACAATGGTAAGGTTTTACTTCTCGTTTCCTTCGAAGCGCTCTTTGTGCTCCATTCATTACCGATTTCCTTTTATGCAGGCGTAACCAAGGAcgccgctttgaggccttcgagcggtgaagaaggaaatGAGTCCCCTGTCCCGAAATCGGGGAAAGACAAAAAGTGCAAAGCTGCCTCTCGATTAGAgggccccaagcccaaaactcgaagggtaaGGAGGAAAGCTATTGCCCTTTTGatcgactcggtccaacgactgagagaagaggaagaaggagaggaagaagaagaggaagaaggaggTTCCTCGGCTTTGGTGTCCCGATCTGCCAGAGCTATCGATGTCACCGAAGCTCCTGAACCGATGGCAGTTGTACCGGTCGGGGTTGACTCCGGGATCCCGAGTCTTGATCGGAATGCCCCGAGTAATTTGCTTGGGACTATGACAGTGGTTTATTCGCCTTCTCTTCCCACTTTTTCCGAGGAGGaattaaaggaagctcgagaattgaagacccccgatgtGGGCAAAGGCTCTAGTGCAGGGgatccttttcgggattgctttaccaTAGTCGGTGATGCTTCTGACATTGGGGACGCTTTTCTTCTACtggaagaggcccaacgtttcattactcgggtaacgattttactatacttggtttctttgttcttttccgagtttgacttgtgttctttccctactgtgcaggccattagtagattTCGGGTCGATTTTGggcagtgtgaggtcgagcttcagaaggtctcgggggagagagatgccttgcggcttctttgcaaccagaaggacgaggctataaaggacctccaagcggatttggcaaGGCTCGTGAAGAAGGAGCCGAGCTTgacaagcag caaaaggttgaaaagatcgggtcacttcgggaggaagtcgatcaaatcaaagttgaatgtaatcggtggaaggagactatcgatcgCTTGGCTGCGGAAAAAGAGATCATTTTGA
- the LOC138907046 gene encoding uncharacterized protein isoform X2 codes for MNNGKVLLLVSFEALFVLHSLPISFYAGVTKDAALRPSSGEEGNESPVPKSGKDKKCKAASRLEGPKPKTRRVRRKAIALLIDSVQRLREEEEGEEEEEEEGGSSALVSRSARAIDVTEAPEPMAVVPVGVDSGIPSLDRNAPSNLLGTMTVVYSPSLPTFSEEELKEARELKTPDVGKGSSAGDPFRDCFTIVGDASDIGDAFLLLEEAQRFITRAISRFRVDFGQCEVELQKVSGERDALRLLCNQKDEAIKDLQADLARLVKKEPSLTSSKRLKRSGHFGRKSIKSKLNVIGGRRLSIAWLRKKRSF; via the exons ATGAACAATGGTAAGGTTTTACTTCTCGTTTCCTTCGAAGCGCTCTTTGTGCTCCATTCATTACCGATTTCCTTTTATGCAGGCGTAACCAAGGAcgccgctttgaggccttcgagcggtgaagaaggaaatGAGTCCCCTGTCCCGAAATCGGGGAAAGACAAAAAGTGCAAAGCTGCCTCTCGATTAGAgggccccaagcccaaaactcgaagggtaaGGAGGAAAGCTATTGCCCTTTTGatcgactcggtccaacgactgagagaagaggaagaaggagaggaagaagaagaggaagaaggaggTTCCTCGGCTTTGGTGTCCCGATCTGCCAGAGCTATCGATGTCACCGAAGCTCCTGAACCGATGGCAGTTGTACCGGTCGGGGTTGACTCCGGGATCCCGAGTCTTGATCGGAATGCCCCGAGTAATTTGCTTGGGACTATGACAGTGGTTTATTCGCCTTCTCTTCCCACTTTTTCCGAGGAGGaattaaaggaagctcgagaattgaagacccccgatgtGGGCAAAGGCTCTAGTGCAGGGgatccttttcgggattgctttaccaTAGTCGGTGATGCTTCTGACATTGGGGACGCTTTTCTTCTACtggaagaggcccaacgtttcattactcgg gccattagtagattTCGGGTCGATTTTGggcagtgtgaggtcgagcttcagaaggtctcgggggagagagatgccttgcggcttctttgcaaccagaaggacgaggctataaaggacctccaagcggatttggcaaGGCTCGTGAAGAAGGAGCCGAGCTTgacaagcag caaaaggttgaaaagatcgggtcacttcgggaggaagtcgatcaaatcaaagttgaatgtaatcggtggaaggagactatcgatcgCTTGGCTGCGGAAAAAGAGATCATTTTGA